CAATGGAGAAGAGGGTTTGCCGCTCTTAAACGTGTTGGGAAATGCATGGGGGCTTTAGGAGCAGTCCTGTGGAGGGAATGAGAGAGAAGCGTGTGCTGCATCTTACAAGCGTTCTGTTGAGCAGGTTAAAAATCAGCCATCTTCTAGGCATGGCATAAAAAGCAATGTTGTGACCAGCATGTCAAAATCGGGCCACCAAAGTCTTCCTGTCACGTTTGTGTGAGGAGCTGTTTGTTGGTGTTAGCCGTCCCCTAGCCAACCCAGTGCTCTAGGATGTCTGCTGGCATCCCCACTGCCTTTTATCCCATTATAGGTGATGGAAGGATGTGGAATTCCCATTTAACACCATCAGTGTTTGCAGTATAGCACATATGCCGCACTATAATGTGTGTAGTATAATGCAGCTCTTGCTAAAACCAGTCAAACTAAAAACATGAAGTTAAATGAGCTTTGCAAGGAGCAGTCAGCTAATCCACCAGTCCCCACTGATCTAAATATCACAGAAGAGTGAAGATCTTTATCTTAAATGACATTAATGTTTAAAATGACTCTTAGAACTGTTTTGTCTGCCAGGCTTTGGGACAGGCCTGTCCCTCTGGGGCATCCTGCTGCTGTCCTGCGCTGCAGAATTGTGTGGGACTATTGTTTGTACAGTTGGTGCAACTTAATAGGGAATCGGGTAATAATAGGGCTGTCTGTTTAATCAGGAAAGCTTGCTGGGAATGGACTTGTGAGCTACTTTAATTTGAGTTTGTGGTACGCCTGTGAGACAGCTTGTAGGGTGGTTCTGCATTAATTACAACAACTTAAGCGGACAGCAGCTGAGCAGTCGCGGTGGCTCACAATGTGCCGTTGTGCTGTAGAGCATAAATGTGAACCTTTCGTCTTGGGAATCTACAGGCTTCACCCTTTCCATTTACCAAGTTCCAAAAACCAAATGTCCAAATTATTGCATCGGTTTGTTGGTGTTTTGATTCCAAATCTTGGGTGTTGCTGTTAACCAAAAGTCCATCCCCAGCAGTGAGCCTTGCTACCTGCTGTATAAAGCCAGCTGGAAGTAACTTTGATTTAGAAGAGATCAGATATGAATGTCCAGTGAACACAGACTCAAGTTTTCTGTGTAGAACAACATAAATACCTCAGTCGTGATATAGCGGAGATGTTACTGGATTTCTTAAATGATGTCTGCAGCTGACCTTTCATTTGGGATTCAGCAAGAAATTTTCTAGTCCCTGTTTTTGCCATTCATTTATTTACTTGCCCCAGTCGTTAGGGCTCTGCAGCAAAGTATGGAAGCAAGGCTGGCGTCCAAGCTAGCTTGGGTAAAGCTGTGTGTGTGCTCCTGGGGGATGGGAGGGTGTGGCTGGAGGAGGTGAGAGCTCTGGAGCGAATATTAAATTATCTGAGGCTTGGATGCTCGGTTTGAGCCTGAGGGAGGCATGTTTTTGTCCCCCAGCTAGAATGTAATCAGCTCCTTCGGAAAATCGGGGCCCCGAAGGAGAGTTGTGTTTGGAAGCCGTGGTCAGAATGCTTACTCTGataacaaaagtttttttttccggTTGAGACAGACTAAGCATAGTTGATGTACTGACTCGAATGTCTTCTCTTGTCGAAGAAATATTATGCTTCTAAAGAGGAACTAGATAATACTCTTTTCCAGTGGGTGGTTCCCATTTCTAGGACTTTGCTATCTCCTGAAaacaatctttatttttgttgctcATTGGCAAAAGTCTTGAGGCCTGTTTGGCGGAAAGTCTGTCCTGTGTAAGCATTGTCAGACCCGTGGAGTTTTGCTTTAATTCCTGCTCGGTGAAAACATAAACTGTAAGCGCTTGGCAGCGAGGCTGTTTTGGGGACGTGGGTAACTGTTTAGCTTTGTGTTCCAGCTGTGGGCTTGCCTTAAGGCAGAGGCAAGGCACGTCGGCCCTGCCTCGTGTAACCCAGGCGGGGCTGGTACGTGGAGGAGCGAGACTGGGACGGAGCCTCGTGGGtccaggcagggaagggctctCACACTTCCCAGCGTAAGAGCGGCAGCTTTCGGCTCTCGAAGTCGGAGGAGCAGCAGCTGTCAATGTAGTAAATTTAGATGTAGAGCAAACTTTGGAGCTGGATTCCTAAGTAGTAGTGTCTCTATCCAGGCTGCTGTTGCTAGACAAATACCGCTGTTATAAGGGTGTTATGGCATATTTCTCATCTTCGCTACTGCAAAATCTTTTAGAGGGACTTCTGTTTATTGCGAGATGCTTGCTTCATCAGGCTGTAGTTGCTCTTGGTTTAGGAGTTCCTGTGCTGTGTGCATAAAAGTAAATGGAGTAGCTGCGTGTTGCTGTTTAGCTCCTAATTAACTGCAGACTTCAGTCATGTGCCTGCACCCCAGCCTCTTGCAAAGCCCTGCATGAGAACACTTGCAAAGCCCTTCACCTTCAGGGAGTTATGTTTGAGAGAAGCGTGTGCTGTCAACCTATGAAACTCCCGGGAATGTGATGCCGCCTTTCAAGCAGAGAACTGAGTCGTCCCGCAGTGTGTCAAGTCTGTGTCTTGGCATGCTCGCGGCACAGCTGTGTTGTGAACCCAGCCTGATGCTGGAGGAACTTGCAGCGCTGTCCTTGTGTGTAAGTACTGACCTGCAAAGGTGAGACAGGCGAAAGAAGGTGAAATTGTGTTAAGTGTAAAGGTGAGGTAAGGTGAAATGGATGAATATAATGGTGAGAAATGTCCAGATGTCCCTAGTCTTGGGTATGGATCTTGTTCTGTGGTCTGCCGGTAGAGCAGAGATGTGAATTTAAAGAGCGGCTGGAAAACAAGACTGTTCATGCTAATAGAAATACCTCAAGGCATTTATGAAACTTTAGCCTTCCTTCCCTGTGACTATTTTAACATggtttctgtttctccttctagATATAATTGCTGAGGCTCTGTAAAATGGCTTTACGCTTCCGCAATGTCATCCCATATGCCATACCTGGAGTGCTGGCACTTCTTGGCTGCTGGTGGATCTATTCCCATAGAAAAAAGCATGCAAGCTATCACGATGAACAAGCAATAGCCACTGAAGAGCAGCGGGAAGAAGTGCCAGACAATGATTCATCACCCAAAACAGAAGCATGTGTTCCTCGAAGACTGCCTCTCTCCTCGGAAGAGGAATGCCTAGAGAATGAAACCTCGACCTCGCTGCTGTCAGCAGGGTCGACGACGCCCTCTCTTCTGTGTCAAGCTCATGAGAGGCTAGATGTCTCACAGGACCTTCCAGACCTGTCAGTGACGACAATTCAGCCCAGCACCCTTGAGGACGACAGTGAAAAACTAGAAACAATAGGATCTCAAGATGAAAGCAGTGTCCCTGCTTGCGTTTCTCTCCCTCTGATCTTGGAGAGCACAGAGCGtcacagcagtgctgcagtgagCCTTATACAGGATTCAAGCTCTAGTGCAAACCAAGATCAGTGGCTGTCAGCATCAGCGACGCTGATGCAAAAGTCTTTGGGAATCACGGAGATCAGCAATGCAGAGCAGTCGGATGATTCTTCATTTGAGCCCCCTAAGGAAAGCCAGATGCCAGAAATTGTGCTATCGGATACTGGCTCTGTGACAGCCCTTTGCTTGAGATTGGAGAAGGAAGCCAATACCCGACAAACCTTTCTCAATAATGAAGTTGAAGCTGTATCAAGTCACAAGGATTCTGCAGTGAGCATGTTACCGGATAGCTTGGAGTCTGCCTGTTTGGAGCAGTCCAGGGAAGAAGAGATGTCCAAGTCAATTGCCAGTACTGTACCTGTGTGTCAGGAGGAGGACACACAGCCCAAAGGAGATAAATTGGAAAGAGAGAAGATTGGACGAGTGAGTTTGGACAAGGAAGAAGTTGAGAAAATTGAGCAAGTAGCAATACAGATCATTTCCAAGGTCATTTTGGCAGCAACCGAGGAAGTGCTCTCTGGTTCTGCAAGTGATGTGTCCGCTCGGatctgccaggctgctgccagcagagttGAGAGACCTCTGGAGACAGCAAGTATTGTTCCCTCTGATCAGATGCTGGCGGAGGAAGCTATGGTAGCTGATGAGAACATTGCTGTGAAGAGCGATGCTGTGGTACTGACATCCCCGCAGACAGAGGAACAGGATCAGAGTGTGACAGGTTCCAGCTGTTTAACACCAGGCCGTTTATCCAGCCctgttcagagaaacaaaaaagaccGTCGGGTGAAGAACCGTGCACGCAGTGAGGAAGTGCTCTCTGGTTCTGCAAGTGATGTGTCCACTCGGatctgccaggctgctgccagctgtgttGAGACACCTCTGGAGACAACAAGCATTGTTTCCTCTGATCAGATGCTGTCGGAGGAAGCTACGGTAGCCAACGTGAACACTGCTGTGAAGGGTGATGCTGTGGTACTGATGTCCCCgcagacagaggaaaaggatCAGAGTGTGGCAGGTTCCAGCTGTTTAACACCAGGCTGTTTATCCAGCCctgttcagagaaacaaaaaagaccGTCGGGTGAAGAACCGTGCACGCAGTGAGGAAGTGCTCTCTGGTCCTGCAAATGATGTGTCCACTCGGatctgccaggctgctgccagccaagTTGAGAGACCTCTGGAGACAGCAAGTATTGTTCCCTCTGATCAGATGCTGGTGGAGGAAGCTACGGTAGCTGATGAGAACATTGCTGTGAAGAGCGATGCTGCGGTACTGACATCCCCGCAGACAGAGGAACAGGATCAGAGTGTGACAGGTTCCAGCTGTTTAACACCAGGCCATTTATCCAGCCctgttcagagaaacaaaaaagaccGTCGGGTGAAGAACCGTGCGCGCAGTGAGGAAGTGCTCTCTGGTCCTGCGAGTGTGTCCACTCGGATCTGCCAGGCTGCTGTCAGCTGTGGTGAGAGACCTCTGGAGACAACAAGTAGTGTTTCCTCTGATCAGATGCTGGCGAAGGAAGCTACGGTAGCTGATAACCCTGCTGCGAAGGGTGATGCTGCGGTACTGACATCCCCGCAGACAGAGGAACAGGATCAGAGTGTGGCAGGTTCCAGCTCTTTAACACCAGGCCGTTTATCCAGCCctgttcagagaaacaaaaaagaccGTCGGGTGAAGAACCGTGCGCGCAGTGAGGAAGTGCTCTCTGGTCCTGCGAGTGTGTCCACTCGGatctgccaggctgctgccagccgaGTTGAGAGACCTCTGGAGACAAGGAGTAGTGTTTCCTCTGATCAGATGCTGGCGAAGGAAGCTACGGTAGCCAACGTGAACGCTGCTGCGAAGAGCGATGCTGCGGTACTGACATCCCCGCAGACAGAGGAACAGGATCAGAGCGTGGCAGGTTCCAGCTGTTTAAGACATGGCCATTTATCCAGCCCTGTTCAGGGAGACAAAAAAGACTGTCGGGTGAAGAACCGTGTCCACAGTGAGTCCCAAGGAGTTGATCGGACTCCTGTGGAAAACCATGCAGGGTCACTGGACAAGTTGCCTTTGGTTATGGAGGGCTCTGGGTGCAGCACATACACATCTGAAGGTGAGACGAGTGCGGAGGACTCATTGCAGAGCACAATGCTGTCTGTCGCATCTAGCCAGCATTCGGACTCACTGAGCATATCTGCAACCCAAGACGTgtctgctgagcagagctcagTACCGAGTGAAAAACCTCCTATTCCGAAGCTACCTGAAGACAGCAAAGTGCCATACAGTAACGGGATACTGAAAGAGGATGGCCCGGACTTGTGTCATGGGTGtagcagggcagcagggatggaTGGAGATCACTTAGAAGGTAAGGGATTTGAAAATCCTCCTACAAAAATGTGGTGAACAAGTGTTTTGTGTGCTGTAACCCTTCTGCTTCAGAACACGTTCAGACAAATCCCCTTCATGTTTAACTTCCCCAGTAGATGAATATTTAGCCCTCTTGTGCAGGGGGGTATGCATTTGCTCTCAGAACTCCCATCTCTGTAGGATCCAGTGTCAGCTGGGTGATCTTCAGGCTATACAGCAAAGGGTCCTATACAGGCTGGTCCCCTTTCAGCACAAAGCTTGTTGTCTAAAGCTAAGCACGTGCTTGAGTAGCCCAGTGAAATGGACCACGTCTGGCTGTAGGCCAGGCTGCTGAACACCTCGCTGGTTTGAGACCTGCTGATACAAATGGTTTCTGCTCCAGTTGGGGCAGCCTCTAGTAAGCGCTGGGTTCTTATCTGTGTTcatgggctgctgctgaaaggaagcTGTAAGGCAGGTTTCTGAGGTGCTGCTGGATGAACCAGGGATGTGCTGTGATGAACTGTGATAAAATCAGTTGGTTGCAGACCAATTACCCTGAAGCCTTTTTGCTTGGAAGGGTAGGTGCACGCCAAGAAATCCCAATGGGGAGCAACGTTCAAGGAGTTCCTCCATCTGTCTCtgtgttgcttttgctttctagATCCTAGATGGTGTGTGCCTGGCAGAATACAAAGCTGTCTGAGCAAATGTTAACCTGTGTGACCTGGGGGATGGATGTTAAAATCCTTTATAGGACCCTGTGGTGCCAACAGTCCTTAATGACAGGATGTCTTTTGTAATTGCTACAAAGTAGGTGGAACGCTGCTTGTTGCAAGACATGGGGATTGAGTTTGCCAACAATTAAAGATTAAACCCACAAAATGTTTTCACTAGTGAGAGCGACCATAGGAGGAAAATGGTTTTGCCTTGATGTGAATGCTGGTGTGACAAGAAGGTACGAGAGTGTGTTGTGGAGCCTGGTGATGACAAGGGCTGAAAGCTCTGCACTGAGACAGCTGAAGGGTAGGGAGAGGGGATATAGCAGGTAAAGTTGATAATGTGGCTATGTTGGGTAAGAGGTCCTACACTTGACCTTCACGCTCAGGCTGTGAGACTTAAATCCTCATCCTTGTCTAGGAAGTCTACGGCAAACTGCTGCACTGTTTGCCTTTGACTTTCTAGGCATCTGTGCTGTCCTACTAGTTAAGATGTGGCAAATGTGAAGCAGctgttgggtttatttttctctttggtcTTGCACCGGATGGTCTGAATACTTGCAAGCAAGTGAGGATCTTCATGCTTCTGCTTGTTAATCTGGAGGAAGGATCAGCCTTGTGTTACACTGACTGTATCTGGGATCTGACTGGGAGGAAGCTGTTTGAGTTTGTTCCCTTCCCAAGTAGAATTGTTCCTGGTATTGGCTGGTGGTTTGGAAACAAAACGTAGCTCAGCTCTGGCACCTTATTTCTTCAAGCATATGACAAATTTGGGCAAGAGGCAATCCCCTACCGCAGCTAGAAGTGGGCACACGTGGCACTTGGGTCACTGCGCAACCCCTGTTGGGGCAGGAACGTAATGTCAGTGCAAAGAGCAGATGAACAGGTTGCATGTCCCTCCCCGCATGCTGAACTCCCTGTGAAGAGCCCTATTTAAGCCATggggaaaatacaaaatacattgcttcagcagcagctcagtgttGATGTTAGCATAGCTCTCATTCAGCTGGTAACTTTGACAGCATCTTGTCTCTCTTGCTGTGTAAGGTGGCACCATGTTTGAAGGAGTCCTGCTGAACTCGGGCCTCCTTCTGTTGCATTCCCAGAGATGTGCAGGTTTTTCTCCAGGAATAAAAGGAAACTTTCAGTAGGCTATGTGTGACGGGACTTTACCCTTTCTGAAATACTGGAGAACCTGATGCAGGAACATCCCAACTGAATACATAGGCAGAGCTCAACGTAACCTCTctatgaaattatatattttcatgGCCTTGTGCCTGGTAGCTGGATTGTGTGGGTTGTCTGAATGCTGACACGTGTGCATGTCTTGTAGGTTCGGATATAAATAGCATGGATTTTGTGGACAGTGGCTGTGCCATGAGGAAGACAGTGACTCGCCAGAACTCTAAGCTAGGAAGAGAATCCAGCAAGTCCGACTTCATTATCTGGGAAATAGAGGTCCCAAAGGTAACCAGTCGCTGGTCTGCTCACACATCCTGCCCTGCCCTACATAGCCTTCTTCTGGTTCTTCCAGTCTGGTACTGGCTCAGTGCCATCCCAGGGAGATCAACAACAAATCAACGAGGATTTAAGCATTTAGCTCCCATTAGGACTCAACAGGAGTGAAGAGCCAGTAGACAACTGTAAGCAAGAGGCATGTCAGGGCTACGCCCAGGGTAACGCTGGTTGTTGGACCCATTATTCCTCATTATCTTCCACCCCAGTCTGTTAGTCTGATGCTTTGAAAGCATTCAGAAGACTTTGAGGGTACACAGTTATTAGTAGCAggtgatgaattttttttctttccactgtgtAGGAGGGTTACGTTTCAACTGCCTGTCCAAACCCTTCCTCACAAGCTGAATGCTCATCTGAGCTATTCTGTGGAGCTGCTGTGTCTCTGGCTTTATAGTGAGCTTTCCTTTGGGTTGAGAGGGAGACTGTGTTTTTTAGGACTATGTTCATACCTTCTTCCCTGCTTCGTATGTGCAAAATCACCTCCGGCTGTCCTGCACAGCATTGCTcttgcagttctgctgctcaGCAGACCCGAATGCGGACAGCCAGTAGTGTGAGACAGCAGCTCCCGGCAGGATAAGCATGCTGCCTTGAGTGCTAGGATGCTGTGAGCCCAGTGAAGATATGTAACACGCCTTTTAATGGATCAGTAAAACACAGGCTAAGGAAGCAGTTCTACAGCAGAAAAATACGTTTCGGTGGTTAGTGAAGACAGGCTGTCACTTTTCTTAAAGTAGCTAACTTTTCATTGTAGAGGATTATCCATACTGACTCGGGCCCAACACTTCCGCTATGGTATCTGGTCTCTGACAGTACGTGGTGGCAGATGCCAGTGGAAGAGTAGAAGTGACAGGGCTTGCACAGACATCTCTTCATCACCCTGCACGGCTGTCCAGGGACTCTGTAGTCTAATGGGCATGATAGCCTGGCTTACTCTCCTATGAATTTGTCTACTCCCTTTCTAATCTAATTAACTTGTTTAAAAATTGCTAAAACTTGGTATTTCATAGctgaatgaaaaatgcatgtagcatgctttaaaaaaaaaaaagtggtgggagATTAGGAAGACAGAGTAGCCTTTACCAGGCCTGGTTTTGTCCCATTGTGTGTTTGTGTCATTCTACAAGATATGAAGATGGATCTGTCCAAGTGAGCTGTGCTTTCTGATCTGTACCTACCTTGACTTATCACAGACCAGCTGAACTCTGCACTGGGCCAGCATTGCCTTGTATTTATCCTGCCTGGCGCTATGCTACAGGAACTGGGATCGTGGGTGAAATAAGCCACGGAGAACGAGGGTGGTTGATTTACGTTTCTCTTCCTGACTCTTGCTTTCTTGTCTTTCATAAAGGAATTAGTTGGCCGCTTGATCGGAAAGCAAGGAAGATACATGACCTTCTTGAGGCAAGCGTCTGGTGCCAAAATTTATGTCTCAACACTGCCTTATTTCCGTGACTCCCAAGTCTGTCACATCGAAGGTAGGTGGAATGTCCCTTTATTCATGGTCTAATATGTAGCTTGGGGGCCTTAATTAGATGGGCAAGGGATTTAAACAGATTTAGTGGCTTCATGAGTCCAGTGCTTTACAAAAATTTTCTGCTCAGTGCTGTTACAGTAGAGGTGTATGCCAAGTGGCCTGTGCCTTGGCATGTGAACCCTCAGTTCTAGAGGTGAGAATGCATTTTAACATCTTTGGCTGCTGTAGTTTGACCAACACCTTTTGCAGGATCACTTCAGGCTTGAAGGAGGAACTAGGGTATGTGTATCGGCAAATGCAGTCTTGACTGTGAAGGATGTTAGATTAATTGTGGCTGAAAGATAACTGCCAGTGAATCGGGTTCATACTGGAGGCTAAAGCTGTTGAAACTGAGGCCTGGCAGTCTGAGTTGCTCATGTTGGTCTGATACCAAGTGACATGGCCAACCTATTAAAACTTAATTTGTTGATGTAGTGCAGAAGGCTTCTGGTAGCTATATTGCTTCACGTGGTGGGGCTGTCCTCAGCATATCTGTGCTACAGACTTTCTGTGGGATTTTTGTCTTCCAGGCTCCTCGCATCAAGTAGAAAAAGTACTGAGCCTGATTGGCAAGAAGTTCAAAGAGCTGTGTCTCACCAACATCTACGCTCTACCTCCACCAACACCACTGACGCTTCATTCCCTCCTTATGACTGCCTGGGTAAGTCCCAGCTTGCTGGCTATGCTGATGTCAGGCTGGAAGGCTGTCGGTGGTCGCTGCTGTTGTAGTATGCTATATCCATGTGGCTGGTTCACAGATGCCCTCaaaaacagtttggttttgtgtggctATCTGTTATCCAGCTTGTGTAACTGTTACAGATCAGATTTATCTACCTTTTCTTCCACTACTGTTTCCATTCTGCCTGAGCTGAGaaatgtagaatcatagaatcatttaggtgggAAAAGACTTTTAACATGGAGTCCAACCGTTACCCTAACAcagccaagtccaccactaaaccatgtcccgaagcacca
This DNA window, taken from Mycteria americana isolate JAX WOST 10 ecotype Jacksonville Zoo and Gardens chromosome 15, USCA_MyAme_1.0, whole genome shotgun sequence, encodes the following:
- the AKAP1 gene encoding A-kinase anchor protein 1, mitochondrial, which produces MALRFRNVIPYAIPGVLALLGCWWIYSHRKKHASYHDEQAIATEEQREEVPDNDSSPKTEACVPRRLPLSSEEECLENETSTSLLSAGSTTPSLLCQAHERLDVSQDLPDLSVTTIQPSTLEDDSEKLETIGSQDESSVPACVSLPLILESTERHSSAAVSLIQDSSSSANQDQWLSASATLMQKSLGITEISNAEQSDDSSFEPPKESQMPEIVLSDTGSVTALCLRLEKEANTRQTFLNNEVEAVSSHKDSAVSMLPDSLESACLEQSREEEMSKSIASTVPVCQEEDTQPKGDKLEREKIGRVSLDKEEVEKIEQVAIQIISKVILAATEEVLSGSASDVSARICQAAASRVERPLETASIVPSDQMLAEEAMVADENIAVKSDAVVLTSPQTEEQDQSVTGSSCLTPGRLSSPVQRNKKDRRVKNRARSEEVLSGSASDVSTRICQAAASCVETPLETTSIVSSDQMLSEEATVANVNTAVKGDAVVLMSPQTEEKDQSVAGSSCLTPGCLSSPVQRNKKDRRVKNRARSEEVLSGPANDVSTRICQAAASQVERPLETASIVPSDQMLVEEATVADENIAVKSDAAVLTSPQTEEQDQSVTGSSCLTPGHLSSPVQRNKKDRRVKNRARSEEVLSGPASVSTRICQAAVSCGERPLETTSSVSSDQMLAKEATVADNPAAKGDAAVLTSPQTEEQDQSVAGSSSLTPGRLSSPVQRNKKDRRVKNRARSEEVLSGPASVSTRICQAAASRVERPLETRSSVSSDQMLAKEATVANVNAAAKSDAAVLTSPQTEEQDQSVAGSSCLRHGHLSSPVQGDKKDCRVKNRVHSESQGVDRTPVENHAGSLDKLPLVMEGSGCSTYTSEGETSAEDSLQSTMLSVASSQHSDSLSISATQDVSAEQSSVPSEKPPIPKLPEDSKVPYSNGILKEDGPDLCHGCSRAAGMDGDHLEGSDINSMDFVDSGCAMRKTVTRQNSKLGRESSKSDFIIWEIEVPKELVGRLIGKQGRYMTFLRQASGAKIYVSTLPYFRDSQVCHIEGSSHQVEKVLSLIGKKFKELCLTNIYALPPPTPLTLHSLLMTAWLFLPDGVTVEVVVANQVDAGHMFLQQHTHPTFHVLRSLDQQMYACYSQPEIPTLPTPVEVGIICAAPGLDGAWLRAQVISYFEETNEVELRYVDYGGYKKVKIDTLRQIRSDFLSLPFQGAEVLLDNVVPLPDEDHFSSEADAAVSEMTRGAVLVAQVTNYDSATGLPLIQLWNLMGDEVVSVNRTLVERGFAQWLDY